In the Bifidobacterium catenulatum PV20-2 genome, one interval contains:
- a CDS encoding DUF501 domain-containing protein produces MTISEQAKTLAKKVLDQPATEHDIAVVERQLGRYPRGMVAVGARCVCGRPLAVVTRPLLPGGVPFPTTCYLTGPEAVKAISHIEAEGKMKEYNDLLAEDDDLKAAYERAHELYLAFRHEIAVAMEDSEEHIEGTSAGGMPVRVKCLHALLAQTLVMGEGANPIGDMALEAIRHEFDPNVCRCTVENED; encoded by the coding sequence ATGACAATCAGCGAACAGGCCAAAACCTTGGCGAAGAAGGTTCTCGACCAGCCTGCCACCGAGCATGATATTGCTGTGGTCGAGCGTCAGTTGGGGCGTTACCCGCGTGGCATGGTGGCTGTCGGAGCACGTTGCGTGTGTGGCAGGCCTTTGGCTGTGGTCACGCGTCCGCTGCTGCCGGGAGGCGTGCCTTTCCCTACCACTTGCTATTTGACTGGCCCGGAAGCGGTGAAAGCCATCTCCCACATCGAAGCCGAAGGCAAGATGAAGGAGTACAACGATCTTTTGGCTGAAGATGACGATCTGAAAGCTGCTTACGAGCGTGCGCACGAACTGTATTTGGCGTTCCGGCATGAAATTGCCGTTGCTATGGAAGACAGCGAAGAGCATATCGAAGGCACCAGTGCCGGTGGCATGCCTGTTCGCGTCAAGTGTCTGCACGCCTTGCTGGCGCAAACGCTGGTGATGGGCGAGGGCGCCAATCCGATCGGAGACATGGCATTGGAGGCGATTCGTCATGAATTCGACCCCAATGTATGCCGCTGCACGGTGGAAAACGAAGACTGA
- a CDS encoding Ppx/GppA phosphatase family protein, with the protein MKSVTVAGIDCGTNSIRLKVSRVSEDGVEDIVPRILRVIRLGQDVDKTHRFADEALERAYAAAREFAEVLKEHPVDGIRFVATSATRDAENREEFEDNIEQILGVRPEVIPGTEEADLSFLGATSVVRRDVEAPYLVVDLGGGSTELVLGGDGVSHPNTQVQAAFSMNIGSVRMTERHLKNDPPTEAQIQEAIADIDEHIDEAFKTVPAGKTRTIIGVSGTVTTMTALAMGLTEYDHSAVDGARCSLEDAYAVDNKFLKMPREERLTYKTIHPGRVDVVGGGALVWNRVLAKVSEAAYADHGQHIDSFMASEHGLLDGIVLDYGTRLLAER; encoded by the coding sequence ATGAAATCCGTTACTGTTGCCGGCATTGATTGCGGTACGAACTCGATTCGTCTGAAGGTCTCCCGAGTCAGCGAAGACGGCGTTGAAGATATTGTTCCGCGTATTCTTCGTGTGATTCGTCTCGGTCAGGATGTTGATAAGACGCATCGTTTCGCCGATGAGGCATTGGAACGTGCTTACGCCGCTGCCCGCGAATTCGCCGAGGTGCTGAAAGAGCATCCGGTGGATGGCATTCGTTTCGTTGCCACTTCGGCCACTCGTGATGCTGAGAACCGTGAGGAATTCGAAGACAATATCGAGCAGATCCTCGGCGTGCGTCCGGAAGTCATTCCCGGTACGGAAGAGGCTGATCTAAGCTTCCTTGGTGCCACGAGCGTGGTTCGTCGCGACGTCGAAGCTCCGTATTTGGTGGTTGATTTGGGTGGCGGCTCTACGGAATTGGTGCTTGGCGGCGATGGTGTAAGCCATCCGAACACGCAGGTGCAGGCCGCGTTCTCCATGAACATTGGCTCGGTGCGTATGACCGAACGCCACTTGAAGAACGATCCGCCTACCGAAGCGCAGATTCAAGAGGCTATTGCCGACATCGACGAGCATATCGATGAAGCGTTCAAAACGGTTCCTGCAGGTAAAACGCGCACTATCATCGGCGTGTCTGGCACAGTGACTACCATGACCGCTCTGGCCATGGGATTGACCGAATACGACCATTCCGCGGTGGATGGTGCCAGATGCTCGCTGGAAGACGCTTATGCGGTCGATAACAAGTTTCTTAAGATGCCGCGCGAAGAGCGCCTGACCTACAAAACCATTCACCCGGGTCGTGTTGACGTGGTCGGCGGCGGTGCACTGGTGTGGAATCGTGTGCTCGCCAAAGTCAGTGAAGCGGCCTATGCTGACCATGGTCAGCATATCGACTCCTTCATGGCCAGCGAACATGGTTTGCTTGATGGCATTGTGTTGGATTACGGCACGCGATTGCTTGCCGAACGTTAA
- a CDS encoding MFS transporter has product MLTQRVGSASVLSGVMLGVLSAAARGSTLFLGRLIEKISTLWLMQISLAIIVLGLVSFAWLLQVSPVFALLGLMLFGVGISLVNFTLRGHIIATTADSKEQASFFSLATLSANLGAAIGPITASYVQCRLGLANFLIIICLIYAVISVITGICFDRHVYLRTSDSPSEEKTSILSTIGTLLSSRRMLPVLLIVVTGSVMNGQLFSGMSLVFHGFSSDLLPSGLFFTVDAIAGIVLQFPISRLVVRIMDTGKTSTYCMGLSLGLYGIAFVLFAAGTLMQSVWFIFAALLVFASAECTYAPLTNVAMVESGENMPLVDILNCRLILTAIGESIGSFCGGFFVPFLTSAFHATWMYWLALSIIAVCGLFLMYPKGNADK; this is encoded by the coding sequence ATGCTCACCCAGCGTGTCGGCTCAGCGAGTGTTTTGTCGGGTGTGATGCTTGGTGTTCTATCGGCTGCAGCACGGGGAAGTACACTGTTTTTAGGCCGGTTGATTGAGAAAATATCAACACTATGGCTCATGCAGATCAGCTTGGCGATTATCGTACTGGGACTAGTATCTTTTGCATGGCTATTGCAGGTTTCGCCTGTATTTGCTTTGCTTGGCTTGATGTTGTTCGGTGTTGGCATTTCATTGGTGAATTTCACTCTTCGAGGGCACATCATTGCAACCACTGCAGATAGCAAGGAGCAAGCATCATTCTTTTCGCTGGCAACCTTGTCTGCGAACTTAGGAGCTGCTATTGGTCCTATCACAGCGTCTTATGTACAGTGCAGACTTGGTCTCGCCAACTTTCTCATCATCATTTGTCTGATATATGCCGTCATATCCGTTATCACCGGAATTTGTTTTGATCGACATGTTTATCTACGAACTTCAGATAGTCCTTCAGAGGAAAAAACTTCGATTCTTTCCACCATCGGTACATTATTGAGCAGTCGAAGAATGTTGCCGGTATTGCTGATTGTCGTTACTGGCAGTGTGATGAATGGGCAGCTTTTTTCTGGCATGTCACTCGTATTTCATGGTTTTTCTTCAGATCTGCTGCCGAGTGGACTGTTCTTCACTGTGGATGCCATTGCTGGGATAGTTTTGCAGTTCCCCATCAGCAGGCTGGTGGTACGCATCATGGATACAGGAAAAACATCAACGTATTGCATGGGCTTAAGCCTAGGGTTGTACGGCATCGCTTTTGTGCTGTTCGCAGCGGGAACGTTGATGCAATCGGTATGGTTCATATTTGCTGCTCTGCTGGTATTTGCATCTGCGGAATGCACGTACGCACCGTTGACAAATGTCGCCATGGTGGAATCCGGAGAAAACATGCCTCTTGTCGACATACTCAATTGTCGTCTTATTCTGACAGCCATTGGTGAATCCATCGGATCATTTTGTGGCGGATTTTTCGTGCCTTTTCTCACATCGGCTTTCCATGCAACATGGATGTATTGGCTGGCTTTGTCCATTATTGCAGTTTGTGGGCTTTTTTTAATGTATCCGAAAGGAAATGCAGATAAATGA
- a CDS encoding L-serine ammonia-lyase — protein MFSILEMFKIGVGPSSSHTVGPMVAACKFVESLEHTGTLGRVSRVRTVLYGSLALTGLGHGTDRATVAGLEGNMPQTVDTDHVNIIRHECESSGELLLAGKHRIDFDYAHDVVMDMWHRLAAHPNGMRFQAFDQQNNLVDEQVWYSVGGGFVRQGNAEDLMIGIHERPPIGTSFADQQSDSSLDDGSDVPYPFTSCDELIALCEKHHMSIADIVWANETAMQSAVQVRSELDNVWRVMRRCVQHGCHTSQTVLPGGLNAPRRAPKMYARLASNSDVLARDKKRADAVLESSDAAWVDLFALAVSEENAGGGRIVTAPTNGAAGIIPAVLHYYWHFVDHANEEGVITFLLTAGAVGYLFKRNASISGAEVGCQGEVGTACSMAAAGLCAVMGGTPQQVENAAEIGIEHNLGLTCDPVGGLVQIPCIERNAMAANTAINAVRMAMLGDGTHIVTLDQAIKTMKDTGEDMMSKYKETSKGGLAVNVVEC, from the coding sequence ATGTTCAGTATTCTCGAAATGTTCAAGATAGGCGTTGGGCCAAGTTCCTCACATACTGTTGGTCCGATGGTGGCGGCATGCAAATTTGTCGAATCACTTGAACATACGGGAACGCTTGGCCGTGTGAGCCGCGTGCGCACGGTACTGTATGGATCTCTTGCGTTGACGGGCTTGGGGCACGGTACCGATCGCGCGACTGTGGCAGGTCTGGAAGGTAACATGCCGCAAACCGTCGATACGGACCATGTGAACATCATTCGTCATGAATGCGAGTCGAGTGGGGAACTGCTGCTGGCCGGTAAGCATCGCATCGATTTCGACTATGCGCATGATGTGGTGATGGACATGTGGCATCGCTTGGCCGCACACCCTAATGGCATGCGTTTCCAGGCATTTGACCAGCAGAACAATCTCGTTGATGAACAGGTCTGGTATTCCGTCGGTGGAGGCTTCGTACGGCAAGGCAATGCCGAGGATCTGATGATCGGCATCCATGAGCGTCCGCCGATCGGAACGTCTTTCGCCGATCAGCAGAGTGATTCTTCACTTGATGACGGCTCGGATGTGCCATATCCATTCACGTCATGCGACGAACTCATTGCATTATGTGAGAAGCACCATATGAGCATTGCCGACATTGTGTGGGCCAACGAAACGGCCATGCAGTCGGCGGTGCAGGTTCGCAGCGAACTGGATAATGTGTGGCGGGTGATGCGTCGTTGCGTACAGCACGGATGCCATACGTCGCAGACCGTGTTGCCCGGCGGTTTGAATGCGCCCCGCAGGGCACCGAAAATGTATGCAAGGCTTGCCTCGAACAGTGATGTGCTTGCGCGAGACAAGAAACGCGCGGATGCGGTGCTCGAATCGTCGGATGCGGCATGGGTGGATTTGTTCGCTTTGGCGGTGTCGGAGGAAAACGCCGGCGGTGGGCGAATCGTCACCGCACCGACCAACGGTGCCGCAGGAATCATTCCGGCAGTACTTCACTATTACTGGCATTTCGTTGACCATGCGAACGAAGAGGGTGTTATTACCTTCCTGCTCACTGCAGGCGCGGTAGGGTACCTGTTTAAACGCAATGCCTCCATTTCCGGTGCGGAAGTCGGATGTCAGGGAGAAGTCGGTACGGCATGTTCGATGGCTGCGGCCGGTTTGTGCGCGGTGATGGGCGGTACTCCACAGCAAGTGGAGAACGCTGCGGAAATCGGTATCGAGCATAATCTGGGACTGACCTGTGATCCCGTGGGAGGTTTAGTACAGATTCCATGCATCGAACGCAACGCCATGGCTGCGAACACTGCCATCAACGCGGTTCGTATGGCCATGCTGGGAGATGGAACGCATATCGTGACCCTCGATCAGGCCATTAAAACCATGAAAGACACGGGCGAAGACATGATGTCCAAGTATAAAGAAACCTCAAAAGGTGGTTTGGCGGTCAATGTCGTTGAATGCTAG
- a CDS encoding FKBP-type peptidyl-prolyl cis-trans isomerase — MASQMPVVNVEFGDRPTIEFPSETAPTGLKVVELLEGNGPMVRRGDTVTVNYHGVVWGKDTPFDSSFDRHQPASFGIGVGQVIKGWDQTVPGHNVGSRLVVSIPPEYGYGSRGVPQAGIGGEDTLVFVIDIISTR, encoded by the coding sequence ATGGCATCTCAAATGCCCGTTGTCAATGTTGAGTTCGGCGATCGCCCGACCATCGAATTCCCGTCCGAGACCGCTCCGACAGGTCTGAAGGTTGTGGAGCTGCTCGAGGGCAATGGTCCGATGGTTCGCCGCGGCGACACCGTCACCGTTAACTATCACGGCGTGGTCTGGGGCAAAGACACCCCGTTCGATTCCAGCTTCGACCGTCACCAGCCGGCTAGCTTCGGCATCGGTGTCGGACAGGTCATCAAGGGTTGGGATCAGACCGTTCCGGGGCACAACGTCGGTTCCCGCTTGGTGGTATCCATTCCGCCGGAGTATGGCTATGGTTCCCGTGGCGTTCCGCAGGCCGGCATCGGCGGCGAAGACACCCTGGTGTTCGTGATCGACATTATCTCTACCCGCTGA
- a CDS encoding transcription elongation factor GreA, translated as MAEEKTLLLTQEAYDKMKEELAWREGEYRDEILSKVSAARAEGDLSENGGYQAAREAQRVNQGRIEELTVKLRNAKILTAPKAGEVGDGSLVTLDVNGREMVYVLGTRDLSIATDYSIISPESPIGAAINGAHEGDTVSYTAPNGREISVTIKEAKPLA; from the coding sequence ATGGCCGAAGAAAAAACGCTTCTGCTGACGCAGGAAGCTTATGACAAGATGAAAGAAGAGCTCGCTTGGCGCGAAGGCGAGTATCGTGACGAGATCCTCTCCAAGGTTTCCGCGGCTCGCGCCGAGGGTGATTTGAGCGAAAACGGTGGCTATCAGGCCGCTCGTGAGGCTCAGCGAGTAAATCAGGGCCGCATCGAGGAACTGACCGTCAAGTTGCGCAACGCGAAGATTCTGACCGCGCCCAAGGCCGGCGAAGTCGGTGACGGTTCTTTGGTGACGCTGGATGTCAACGGCCGTGAAATGGTCTACGTGCTTGGTACGCGTGACCTGTCCATCGCTACGGACTACAGCATCATCAGCCCGGAATCCCCGATCGGCGCAGCCATCAACGGTGCTCACGAGGGAGACACGGTGTCGTATACCGCTCCGAACGGACGTGAGATTTCCGTGACCATCAAGGAAGCCAAGCCGCTCGCCTGA
- a CDS encoding hemolysin III family protein, whose translation MAKPTDAQIEEKRAIIAEAREQALQAKADIIRVKARNKAENIRKKADGKAKMAIAKGEARAAKMEGITPAEIERKIRLDVHGRPKPAMRGWIHAVAAPLALAAGIVLICLAYGTGLKWACAVFMTCSLVLFGNSACYHLGDWSPRTTDVLRRIDHMNIFLLIAGTYTPVSFALEPFWRNSIIAGMWICTTVALIIHVIWISAPRWLYVIVYIIFGVSGVAFMGLFWISPYAGPAVVVLLAAGGACYIAGAIVYALRKPDPWPKVFGFHEIFHCGTVAGYACHMVAIYMVIVQLWP comes from the coding sequence ATGGCGAAACCCACAGACGCTCAGATCGAGGAAAAACGAGCGATCATCGCAGAAGCACGCGAACAGGCCCTTCAAGCCAAGGCCGATATTATTCGCGTGAAGGCACGCAACAAGGCCGAGAACATCCGCAAGAAGGCCGACGGCAAGGCGAAAATGGCTATAGCCAAGGGCGAAGCTCGTGCCGCGAAAATGGAAGGCATCACTCCGGCGGAGATCGAACGTAAGATTCGTCTTGACGTGCACGGTCGGCCCAAACCGGCGATGCGCGGCTGGATTCATGCCGTGGCCGCTCCTCTGGCATTAGCGGCCGGCATTGTGCTGATCTGCCTAGCGTACGGTACCGGTTTGAAGTGGGCGTGCGCCGTGTTCATGACGTGTTCGCTGGTATTGTTCGGCAATTCCGCCTGCTACCATTTGGGCGATTGGTCACCTCGCACTACCGATGTGCTACGACGCATCGACCATATGAATATCTTCCTGCTGATCGCAGGAACTTATACGCCGGTCTCCTTTGCACTCGAACCGTTCTGGCGCAATTCAATCATCGCGGGCATGTGGATCTGCACTACCGTGGCTCTCATCATTCACGTCATCTGGATCAGCGCCCCACGCTGGCTTTATGTGATTGTGTATATTATTTTCGGCGTTTCCGGCGTGGCATTCATGGGATTGTTCTGGATTTCACCATACGCCGGTCCGGCGGTTGTGGTGCTGTTGGCCGCAGGCGGCGCCTGCTACATCGCCGGAGCCATCGTATACGCGCTACGTAAGCCTGATCCATGGCCGAAGGTGTTCGGCTTCCATGAGATTTTCCATTGCGGCACCGTCGCCGGTTACGCATGCCACATGGTGGCGATCTACATGGTGATCGTGCAGCTATGGCCGTAA
- a CDS encoding sensor histidine kinase, whose product MADFSYILTTRPDFDDEDREWLHHLVADWQVIADLSFADLLLILQNGEGKYIIAEQCRPSTVMSLRTDDVVGDVVEEEMSAELDAAMASESVFRSTVLRTVGGSTVCNVYAPVRHNGKTLGLVVRETNMATRESNGRYESESISAGKQLYEMIPRGQFPYRNPVMNQRHNARVADGFIVLTVDGIVRYASPNAISCFRRLGSVSTMQGEYLSEIGTKLLRENDPVLETLPLVLSGKAAVDSELDANKSAVSMRSLPLVDANGRVGAVVLCRDVTELRRREKELQTKDATISEIHHRVKNNLQAVSALLRLQARKTKSEEVKKELKEAQRRVQTIAMVHEGLSQTADEIVDYDKVISNLLKMAVDLATMRDQHIDIDFIGRFGMMPAQDATPLSLVLTELITNSVEHGFEGRKDGHITICVGRGGNNLNVVVEDNGIGLANEEHNGMARSSGSGLGTQIISTFVNNDFGGTVRWEPRRGGGTRVVLDMKLRAA is encoded by the coding sequence ATGGCTGATTTCTCATATATCTTGACGACCCGTCCCGATTTCGATGACGAAGATCGTGAATGGCTGCATCATCTGGTCGCCGACTGGCAGGTGATTGCCGACTTGAGTTTTGCCGACCTGCTGCTCATTTTGCAAAATGGCGAGGGCAAATACATTATCGCCGAGCAGTGTCGTCCATCCACGGTGATGAGCCTGAGAACCGATGACGTCGTTGGTGATGTTGTTGAGGAGGAGATGAGCGCTGAATTGGATGCCGCGATGGCTTCCGAGTCGGTGTTCCGTTCCACGGTGCTCCGCACGGTGGGTGGTTCCACGGTATGCAACGTGTACGCGCCGGTGCGCCACAACGGTAAGACGCTGGGACTGGTGGTACGTGAGACGAACATGGCTACCCGAGAGTCGAATGGACGTTACGAATCCGAAAGCATCAGCGCGGGCAAGCAGCTGTATGAGATGATTCCGCGTGGACAGTTCCCGTACCGCAATCCGGTCATGAACCAGCGTCATAATGCGCGTGTGGCGGACGGTTTCATCGTGCTCACCGTCGACGGCATCGTGCGATACGCTTCGCCAAACGCCATCAGTTGCTTCCGACGTTTGGGATCGGTCAGCACCATGCAGGGGGAGTACTTGAGCGAAATCGGCACCAAACTGCTGCGTGAGAACGATCCCGTGCTGGAAACCCTGCCTCTGGTGCTCAGTGGCAAGGCTGCCGTCGATTCTGAACTTGACGCCAACAAGTCTGCAGTGTCCATGCGTTCGCTGCCATTGGTGGATGCCAATGGCCGTGTTGGCGCTGTTGTGCTATGCCGAGATGTGACCGAGCTTCGTCGTCGTGAAAAGGAACTGCAGACCAAGGATGCGACGATTTCCGAAATCCACCATCGCGTCAAGAACAATCTGCAGGCGGTTTCCGCATTGTTACGGCTGCAGGCACGTAAAACCAAGTCCGAAGAAGTCAAGAAAGAGCTGAAAGAGGCTCAGCGCCGTGTGCAGACCATCGCCATGGTTCATGAAGGCTTGAGCCAGACCGCCGATGAGATCGTGGACTACGACAAGGTCATTTCCAATCTGTTGAAGATGGCTGTGGATCTGGCCACCATGCGCGACCAGCACATTGACATCGATTTCATCGGTCGATTCGGCATGATGCCGGCGCAGGATGCCACGCCGCTGTCTCTGGTGCTGACCGAGCTGATCACCAATTCCGTGGAACATGGTTTTGAAGGTCGAAAAGACGGGCACATTACGATTTGTGTGGGTCGTGGTGGCAACAACCTTAATGTCGTGGTTGAAGACAATGGCATCGGTTTGGCCAATGAAGAGCATAACGGCATGGCGCGTTCCTCCGGGTCCGGCCTGGGCACGCAGATCATCAGCACGTTCGTCAACAACGATTTCGGAGGTACGGTCCGTTGGGAACCTCGCCGTGGCGGCGGCACCCGAGTGGTGCTTGACATGAAGCTGCGTGCGGCGTAA
- a CDS encoding WhiB family transcriptional regulator, producing MSSAFDWRAKAACRDKDPELFFPVGNTGAAYQQIEEAKAVCRTCKVIDACLKCALDTNQDYGVWGGLSEDERRALKRRAMRARRSQAMQMQI from the coding sequence ATGAGCAGTGCTTTTGACTGGCGCGCCAAGGCCGCATGTCGCGACAAGGATCCGGAACTGTTTTTCCCGGTCGGCAACACAGGCGCCGCCTACCAGCAGATTGAAGAGGCCAAGGCCGTCTGCCGCACCTGCAAGGTGATTGACGCGTGTCTGAAATGTGCTCTCGACACCAATCAGGATTACGGTGTTTGGGGCGGTCTGAGCGAGGACGAGCGCCGCGCGCTTAAGCGTCGTGCCATGCGCGCCCGTCGTTCCCAGGCCATGCAGATGCAGATCTAA
- a CDS encoding FtsK/SpoIIIE domain-containing protein — MAGMNGKNKRKHTDGFNEDRLMLVSWAAPVLAQLVMLVVMVTQRQWLYVAMLAPGLIGSAMSLVSMALRSRQKQHHDEPADGTPSKVAETLERAIDRPPFATMPRVCFERLYGLDDDMLPWRSIARTWLSPTSSCPLGITQHGLFRADLQRSGPHAMVAGTTGSGKSELLISWCLSLAMQYSPDDLHFVFLDFKGGSTFNALEQLPHTVGNVCDLDLSHAVRALNAIEQELTRREALVSAKRVSRFDQLSNPPARLVVVIDEFHALRDRLPDYMQRLNRLASLGRSLGMHLIVCTQNPMGQVHADMKANISLNICLRVTDQMQSNELIGIRNAALIPPNMPGAAYCNDGQRTTPFLCSAVRDVDRLSRNINTAARFHACKHPDLLFSDPLARHATQSDLSTTTNRPWHEIPFALADDGVLVHTAILDVSQQNIAIIGAYGSGKTNLLLHCARWLYDTGRANIRFTRKSEHGMTTDDGRPSPLHERTIWIVDDADEPLNPFSTSPEANELREALANPNITVIAAMEKPTSALLDRCPTRVAFPCGERSNDLMLGIPGAILDEFSADDYTLHGRGVLIQQAKACPIQCVEFQGF, encoded by the coding sequence ATGGCGGGTATGAATGGCAAGAACAAACGCAAGCATACCGATGGATTCAATGAAGACCGGCTGATGCTCGTCAGTTGGGCCGCACCTGTGCTGGCGCAGCTCGTCATGCTTGTCGTGATGGTAACGCAACGACAATGGCTGTACGTGGCTATGCTTGCTCCGGGGCTTATCGGCAGTGCGATGTCGTTGGTATCCATGGCATTGCGGTCCCGTCAGAAACAGCATCATGACGAACCTGCGGACGGCACACCGTCGAAGGTCGCGGAAACGCTAGAGCGGGCCATTGACCGACCACCATTCGCCACGATGCCCCGCGTATGTTTCGAACGCCTCTACGGTTTGGACGACGACATGCTGCCGTGGCGTTCCATCGCACGAACGTGGCTCTCTCCCACATCCTCCTGCCCCTTAGGAATCACGCAACATGGCTTGTTCCGTGCGGATTTGCAACGGTCAGGCCCGCACGCGATGGTTGCAGGCACCACGGGATCGGGAAAATCGGAACTGCTCATCAGTTGGTGTCTATCGCTCGCCATGCAGTACAGCCCGGACGATCTGCATTTCGTGTTTCTGGATTTCAAGGGCGGATCGACGTTCAACGCCTTGGAACAGCTTCCACACACGGTTGGCAATGTTTGCGATCTTGATCTGTCCCATGCGGTCCGTGCACTGAACGCCATAGAACAGGAGCTGACTCGGCGTGAGGCTTTGGTGAGTGCCAAACGTGTCTCCCGTTTCGATCAGCTGTCCAATCCTCCGGCAAGACTGGTCGTGGTCATCGACGAGTTCCACGCGCTTCGCGACCGTCTGCCCGACTATATGCAACGGTTGAACCGTCTTGCATCGCTCGGCCGTTCCCTCGGCATGCATCTGATTGTCTGCACGCAAAATCCCATGGGCCAGGTCCATGCAGATATGAAGGCCAACATATCGTTAAACATATGTTTAAGGGTTACGGACCAGATGCAGTCGAACGAATTGATCGGCATACGCAACGCGGCGTTGATTCCTCCCAATATGCCTGGCGCCGCCTATTGCAATGACGGACAGCGCACCACGCCTTTCCTGTGCAGCGCGGTTCGAGATGTTGACCGTCTTAGCCGCAACATCAACACAGCCGCACGATTCCATGCTTGCAAACACCCCGATCTCTTGTTTTCCGATCCTCTCGCCCGGCATGCGACGCAATCCGATCTGTCGACCACAACGAACCGGCCATGGCACGAAATTCCTTTCGCCCTTGCCGACGATGGAGTGCTTGTACATACCGCCATTCTTGACGTGAGCCAACAAAACATCGCCATTATCGGCGCTTATGGCAGCGGCAAAACCAATCTGCTGCTGCATTGCGCACGTTGGCTGTATGATACAGGTCGTGCCAATATTCGTTTCACACGCAAAAGCGAACATGGCATGACGACGGATGACGGAAGGCCCTCGCCTTTGCATGAACGCACCATTTGGATTGTGGATGATGCGGACGAGCCGCTCAATCCTTTTTCCACTTCGCCTGAGGCGAACGAACTGCGGGAGGCATTGGCAAATCCCAATATCACCGTGATCGCAGCTATGGAAAAACCTACTTCCGCACTGTTGGACCGATGCCCTACCCGGGTGGCATTCCCCTGCGGAGAACGTTCCAATGATCTGATGTTGGGCATTCCCGGCGCAATTCTGGACGAATTCTCAGCGGACGACTATACCCTCCACGGTCGTGGCGTTCTCATTCAACAAGCCAAAGCCTGCCCTATTCAGTGTGTGGAATTTCAAGGTTTTTGA
- a CDS encoding LCP family protein: protein MGRTILIIFLAIILTLGLSIFSSWNWVDGQLNKQSWLTDKADTAGESWLILGSDEREGTIGDAGDVTGFRTDTILVLTKPKSGPSSLISIPRDSLVEIDQSYMKINAVAQLYSGKQLVNEVEDITGQKINHVTMVQFGGLVKVVDALGGVELCYDQDVDDPYSQLNWTAGCHTADGTTALAFSRMRYADAQGDFGRAARQRQVINAIVKKGASKNTLLNFGKVKKVAEAALSSVTVDEKASTSSLMRMALAFKSASGDQGISGSVYWTDPDYYVDGVGSSVLLDEEKNLELFSELAKGTHKAGTVGTLAEQ from the coding sequence GTGGGAAGAACTATTCTGATCATCTTCCTTGCCATAATCCTCACTTTGGGATTGTCGATATTCTCCTCATGGAATTGGGTGGACGGGCAGCTCAACAAACAGTCCTGGCTGACCGACAAAGCCGATACCGCCGGTGAAAGTTGGCTGATCCTCGGTTCCGATGAGCGCGAAGGCACCATTGGCGATGCGGGAGACGTGACCGGTTTCAGAACAGACACCATTCTCGTACTCACCAAGCCGAAATCCGGCCCATCCTCACTGATTTCCATTCCGCGTGATTCTTTGGTGGAAATCGACCAAAGCTATATGAAAATCAATGCGGTCGCGCAACTGTATAGCGGAAAACAGCTGGTCAATGAGGTTGAAGACATCACAGGGCAGAAAATCAACCATGTTACCATGGTGCAGTTCGGCGGCCTTGTCAAAGTGGTCGACGCCCTTGGCGGCGTCGAATTGTGCTACGACCAAGACGTGGATGACCCGTACTCCCAACTGAACTGGACTGCCGGTTGCCATACTGCCGACGGCACCACCGCACTTGCGTTCTCTCGTATGCGTTACGCCGACGCGCAAGGTGATTTCGGTCGTGCAGCCCGTCAGCGCCAGGTCATCAACGCCATAGTGAAAAAAGGCGCATCCAAGAATACGCTTCTGAACTTCGGCAAGGTCAAGAAAGTCGCGGAAGCGGCGTTAAGCTCCGTGACCGTGGATGAGAAAGCTTCGACCTCATCGCTGATGCGCATGGCCTTGGCCTTCAAAAGCGCTTCTGGAGACCAAGGCATTTCGGGAAGCGTCTACTGGACCGACCCCGACTATTACGTTGATGGCGTTGGCTCCAGCGTGCTGCTGGATGAGGAGAAGAATCTCGAATTGTTCTCCGAGCTGGCCAAAGGCACCCACAAGGCAGGCACTGTAGGCACGCTTGCCGAACAGTAG